In Streptomyces qaidamensis, one DNA window encodes the following:
- the aceE gene encoding pyruvate dehydrogenase (acetyl-transferring), homodimeric type — MASASDRNPIIIGGLPSQVPDFDPEETQEWLDSLDAAVDERGRERARYLMLRLIERAREKRVAVPEMRSTDYVNTIPTKSEPFFPGNEDIERKVLNATRWNAAVMVSRAQRPGIGVGGHIATFASSASLYDVGFNHFFRGKDEGDGGDQVFFQGHASPGIYARAFLLDRLNEQHLDGFRQEKSKAPHALSSYPHPRSMPDFWEFPTVSMGLGPIGAIYQARMNRYMAARGIADTSKSQVWAFLGDGEMDEPESLGQLSIAAREGLDNLTFVVNCNLQRLDGPVRGNGKIIQELESIFRGAGWNVIKLVWDRSWDPLLAQDRDGVLVNKMNTTPDGQFQTYATETGAYIRDHFFGDDHRLRAMVEGMTDDQILHLGRGGHDHKKIFAAYKAAAEHKGQPTVILAKTIKGWTLGPNFEGRNATHQMKKLTVDDLKRFRDRLHLPIPDKELESGVPPYYHPGRDSEEIQYMHDRRKSLGGYVPTRVVRSKPLALPEDKTYATVKKGSGQQSIATTMAFVRLLKDLMRDKEIGKRFVLIAPDEYRTFGMDSFFPSAKIYNPLGQQYESVDRDLLLAYKEAPNGQMLHDGISEAGCTASLIAAGSAYATHGEPLIPVYVFYSMFGFQRTGDQFWQMADQLARGFVLGATAGRTTLTGEGLQHADGHSQLLASTNPGCVAYDPAFGFEIAHIVKDGLRRMYGSSEEHPHGEDVFYYLTVYNEPIQHPAEPENVDVDGILKGLYRFSEGTAGEIPAQVLASGVALPWAVEAQKILAEDWNVKADVWSATSWNELRREAVSCEEHNLLHPEEEQRVPYVTRKLADAQGPVVAVSDWMRAVPDQIARWVPQTYQSLGADGFGFADTRGAARRFFHIDAQSIVVGVLTELAREGKVDRSVLKQAIDRYQLLDVSAADPGAAGGDA, encoded by the coding sequence GTGGCTTCCGCATCCGATCGCAACCCGATCATCATTGGCGGCCTTCCGAGTCAGGTTCCTGACTTCGATCCCGAAGAGACGCAGGAGTGGCTCGACTCGCTCGACGCCGCCGTCGACGAGCGGGGCCGGGAGCGGGCCCGCTACCTGATGCTGCGGCTGATCGAGCGGGCCCGCGAGAAGCGCGTGGCCGTGCCGGAGATGCGCAGCACGGACTACGTCAACACCATCCCCACCAAGAGCGAGCCGTTCTTCCCGGGCAACGAGGACATCGAGCGCAAGGTCCTCAACGCCACCCGCTGGAACGCGGCGGTGATGGTCTCCCGGGCCCAGCGCCCCGGCATCGGCGTCGGCGGGCACATCGCCACGTTCGCGTCCTCCGCCTCCCTCTACGACGTCGGCTTCAACCACTTCTTCCGCGGCAAGGACGAGGGCGACGGCGGCGACCAGGTCTTCTTCCAGGGGCACGCCTCACCGGGCATCTACGCCCGCGCGTTCCTGCTCGACCGGCTGAACGAGCAGCACCTGGACGGCTTCCGCCAGGAGAAGTCGAAGGCGCCGCACGCGCTGTCGTCGTACCCGCACCCGCGGTCGATGCCGGACTTCTGGGAGTTCCCGACGGTGTCGATGGGCCTCGGCCCGATCGGTGCGATCTACCAGGCGCGGATGAACCGTTACATGGCGGCGCGCGGGATCGCCGACACCTCGAAGTCGCAGGTGTGGGCTTTCCTCGGCGACGGCGAGATGGACGAGCCGGAGTCGCTGGGCCAGCTGTCCATCGCCGCCCGCGAGGGCCTGGACAACCTCACGTTCGTCGTGAACTGCAACCTCCAGCGCCTCGACGGCCCGGTGCGCGGCAACGGGAAGATCATCCAGGAGCTGGAGTCGATCTTCCGCGGCGCCGGCTGGAACGTGATCAAGCTGGTCTGGGACCGCAGCTGGGACCCGCTGCTCGCCCAGGACCGCGACGGCGTGCTGGTCAACAAGATGAACACCACGCCGGACGGGCAGTTCCAGACGTACGCCACGGAGACCGGCGCGTACATCCGCGACCACTTCTTCGGTGACGACCACCGGCTGCGGGCCATGGTCGAGGGCATGACCGACGACCAGATCCTGCACCTGGGCCGCGGCGGTCACGACCACAAGAAGATCTTCGCGGCGTACAAGGCGGCCGCGGAGCACAAGGGCCAGCCGACGGTGATCCTCGCCAAGACGATCAAGGGCTGGACGCTGGGCCCGAACTTCGAGGGCCGCAACGCCACGCACCAGATGAAGAAGCTGACGGTCGACGACCTCAAGCGCTTCCGCGACCGTCTGCACCTGCCGATCCCGGACAAGGAGCTGGAGTCCGGCGTGCCGCCGTACTACCACCCGGGCCGGGACTCGGAGGAGATCCAGTACATGCACGACCGCCGCAAGTCGCTCGGCGGTTACGTCCCCACGCGCGTGGTGCGCTCCAAGCCGCTGGCGCTGCCCGAGGACAAGACGTACGCGACCGTGAAGAAGGGCTCGGGCCAGCAGTCCATCGCGACGACGATGGCTTTCGTCCGACTCCTGAAGGACCTCATGCGGGACAAGGAGATCGGCAAGCGTTTCGTGCTGATCGCGCCTGACGAGTACCGCACCTTCGGCATGGACTCGTTCTTCCCGAGTGCGAAGATCTACAACCCGCTAGGCCAGCAGTACGAGTCGGTCGACCGCGACCTGCTCCTCGCCTACAAGGAGGCGCCGAACGGCCAGATGCTGCACGACGGCATCTCCGAGGCGGGCTGCACGGCGTCCCTGATCGCCGCCGGATCGGCCTACGCGACCCACGGCGAGCCGCTCATCCCGGTCTACGTCTTCTACTCGATGTTCGGTTTCCAGCGCACCGGCGACCAGTTCTGGCAGATGGCCGACCAGCTGGCGCGCGGCTTCGTCCTGGGCGCGACCGCCGGCCGTACGACCCTGACCGGTGAGGGCCTGCAGCACGCGGACGGCCACTCCCAGCTGCTGGCCTCGACGAACCCGGGCTGCGTCGCCTACGACCCGGCGTTCGGCTTCGAGATCGCCCACATCGTCAAGGACGGCCTGCGCCGGATGTACGGCTCCTCCGAGGAGCATCCGCACGGCGAGGACGTCTTCTACTACCTGACCGTCTACAACGAGCCCATCCAGCACCCGGCCGAGCCCGAGAACGTGGACGTCGACGGCATCCTCAAGGGCCTCTACCGGTTCAGCGAGGGCACGGCCGGTGAGATCCCGGCGCAGGTCCTGGCGTCCGGTGTCGCGCTGCCCTGGGCCGTCGAGGCGCAGAAGATCCTGGCCGAGGACTGGAACGTCAAGGCGGACGTCTGGTCGGCGACCTCCTGGAACGAGCTGCGGCGCGAGGCCGTGAGCTGCGAGGAGCACAACCTGCTGCACCCCGAGGAGGAGCAGCGGGTGCCGTACGTGACGCGCAAGCTCGCCGACGCGCAGGGGCCGGTCGTGGCCGTGTCCGACTGGATGCGGGCGGTTCCGGACCAGATCGCGCGCTGGGTGCCGCAGACGTACCAGTCGCTGGGAGCGGACGGCTTCGGCTTCGCCGACACGCGGGGCGCCGCCCGGCGGTTCTTCCACATCGACGCGCAGTCGATCGTGGTGGGCGTGCTGACCGAGCTGGCCCGTGAGGGCAAGGTCGACCGCTCCGTGCTCAAGCAGGCCATCGACCGCTACCAGCTGCTCGACGTGTCGGCCGCCGACCCGGGAGCCGCGGGCGGCGACGCGTAG
- a CDS encoding potassium channel family protein, whose amino-acid sequence MTLPMTTSTALARWERRTQGPLLALAVLFAIAYAIPIVAPRAPQGLLTACHVTNWAVWAAFAADYLVRLWLAEERLRFVRGNPLALLAVVLPLAQPLRLLKLVSMLFLAGQRARMASQVRVTTYVAGSCLGLLVFGALAVLEVERDEPGASIHTLGDAVWWAFTTMTTVGYGDMAPTTGLGRMLAVGLMLSGIALLGVVTANIAAWFIARFEKDDVEEQRQTEAILELTEEVRALRGELAALKGTPAD is encoded by the coding sequence ATGACGCTCCCGATGACCACCTCGACCGCTCTGGCCCGTTGGGAGCGGCGCACCCAGGGCCCGCTGCTGGCACTGGCCGTGCTGTTCGCGATCGCCTACGCCATACCGATCGTGGCCCCGAGGGCTCCGCAGGGCCTGCTCACCGCATGCCATGTCACCAACTGGGCGGTGTGGGCCGCTTTCGCCGCCGACTATCTGGTCCGCCTGTGGCTGGCCGAGGAGCGGCTGCGGTTCGTGCGCGGCAATCCGCTGGCGCTGCTGGCCGTGGTGCTGCCGCTGGCCCAGCCGCTGCGGCTGCTGAAGCTGGTGTCGATGCTGTTCCTCGCCGGGCAGCGGGCGCGGATGGCGTCGCAGGTACGGGTCACCACGTACGTCGCGGGTTCGTGCCTCGGACTGCTCGTCTTCGGTGCGCTGGCCGTGCTGGAGGTGGAACGGGACGAGCCCGGTGCCTCCATCCACACCCTGGGGGACGCGGTCTGGTGGGCGTTCACCACGATGACCACCGTGGGGTACGGGGACATGGCACCGACCACCGGCCTGGGGCGGATGCTGGCGGTCGGGTTGATGCTGTCCGGGATCGCGCTGCTCGGTGTGGTCACGGCGAACATCGCCGCCTGGTTCATCGCACGGTTCGAGAAGGACGACGTCGAGGAGCAGCGGCAGACCGAGGCGATCTTGGAGCTGACCGAGGAGGTGCGGGCGCTGCGCGGGGAGTTGGCGGCGCTCAAGGGGACGCCGGCCGACTAG
- a CDS encoding MFS transporter, whose product MTSHTTIDTTGPGGKVPATPSDATPGKGLRGHPWLTLITVAVGVMMVALDGTIVAIANPAIGKDLGASWSDLQWITNAYFLALAVSLITAGKLGDRFGHRQTFLIGVAGFAASSAAIGLSKGITAVIVFRVFQGLFGALLMPAALGLLRATFPAEKLNMAIGIWGMVIGASTAGGPILGGVLVEHVNWQSVFFINVPVGILAVVLGVLILLDHRAENAPRSFDLLGIFLLSAAMFCLVWALIKAPEWGWGDLQTWAFIVASVVGFGLFAVWETKVKEPLIPLGLFRSVPLSAGVVLMVLMAIAFMGGLFFVTFYLQNVHGMSPIDAGLHLLPLTGMMIVGSPLAGVMITKFGPRIPLAGGMAFTAIAMYGMSTLDAHTGSGVMSVWFALLGLGLAPVMVGATEVIVGNAPMELSGVAGGLQQAAMQIGGSLGTAVLGAVMASKVDNEFAGNWADAGLPPLTPAQSEQAALAVQQGVAPVPEGTPEQIAAKITEVAHTTFIDGMSLASLTAAGVAAVAVFVAFLTKRGENAEAGAGTAHI is encoded by the coding sequence ATGACTAGTCACACCACCATCGACACGACGGGGCCGGGGGGCAAGGTTCCGGCGACGCCGTCGGACGCGACGCCGGGCAAGGGGCTGCGAGGGCATCCCTGGCTCACCCTCATCACCGTCGCTGTGGGGGTCATGATGGTGGCCCTCGACGGCACCATCGTGGCCATAGCCAACCCGGCGATAGGCAAGGACCTGGGGGCCTCGTGGTCGGATCTCCAGTGGATCACCAACGCCTACTTCCTCGCTCTCGCGGTGTCCCTGATCACCGCCGGCAAGCTCGGTGACCGATTCGGCCACCGGCAGACCTTCCTCATCGGCGTGGCGGGCTTCGCCGCCTCCTCGGCCGCCATCGGGCTGTCCAAGGGCATCACGGCGGTCATCGTCTTCCGCGTCTTCCAGGGGCTTTTCGGTGCCCTGCTGATGCCGGCCGCGCTCGGCCTGCTGCGGGCCACCTTCCCGGCCGAGAAGCTGAACATGGCCATCGGCATCTGGGGCATGGTCATCGGCGCGTCCACCGCCGGCGGCCCGATCCTCGGCGGCGTGCTCGTCGAGCACGTCAACTGGCAGTCGGTGTTCTTCATCAACGTGCCGGTCGGCATCCTCGCCGTCGTCCTCGGCGTGCTGATCCTGCTCGACCACCGCGCCGAGAACGCCCCGCGCTCCTTCGACCTCCTCGGCATCTTCCTGCTGTCCGCCGCGATGTTCTGCCTCGTCTGGGCTCTCATCAAGGCACCGGAGTGGGGCTGGGGCGATCTGCAGACCTGGGCGTTCATCGTCGCCTCGGTGGTCGGCTTCGGGCTCTTCGCCGTCTGGGAGACGAAGGTGAAGGAGCCGCTGATCCCGCTGGGGCTGTTCCGCTCCGTCCCGCTGTCGGCGGGTGTCGTCCTCATGGTGCTGATGGCCATCGCCTTCATGGGCGGCCTGTTCTTCGTGACGTTCTACCTCCAGAACGTGCACGGGATGAGCCCGATCGACGCCGGTCTGCACCTGCTGCCGCTCACCGGCATGATGATCGTCGGTTCCCCGCTCGCCGGCGTGATGATCACCAAGTTCGGCCCCCGCATCCCGCTGGCCGGCGGCATGGCGTTCACCGCGATCGCCATGTACGGCATGTCCACGCTGGACGCGCACACGGGCAGCGGCGTCATGTCCGTCTGGTTCGCCCTGCTGGGCCTCGGCCTCGCGCCGGTCATGGTCGGCGCCACCGAAGTCATCGTCGGCAACGCCCCGATGGAGCTCTCTGGCGTCGCGGGCGGTCTCCAGCAGGCCGCCATGCAGATCGGCGGCAGCCTCGGCACGGCCGTGCTGGGCGCCGTGATGGCGTCCAAGGTCGACAACGAGTTCGCCGGCAACTGGGCGGACGCCGGGCTGCCGCCGCTCACCCCGGCCCAGTCCGAGCAGGCCGCGCTGGCCGTTCAGCAGGGCGTCGCCCCGGTGCCCGAGGGCACTCCCGAGCAGATCGCCGCGAAGATCACCGAGGTCGCGCACACCACGTTCATCGACGGCATGAGCCTGGCCTCGCTGACCGCCGCGGGCGTGGCGGCCGTCGCCGTGTTCGTCGCGTTCCTCACCAAGCGCGGCGAGAACGCGGAGGCCGGTGCGGGCACGGCGCACATCTGA
- a CDS encoding TetR family transcriptional regulator, which yields MNLRERKKRRTRDALLRAALELFATRGYEETTVDDIAAAVDVSQRTFFRYFAGKEETAFFVPRLAETLVVEALRTRPPDEAPLEALRRAVLESWDAINEAVVELVPIELHMRVYRVIESTPALLAAHLRRSAELEEQLAGIIAEREGLDVDADPRPRIVVALFGGVIRVTERLWSTGGDLTLDGMRELTTTYLDQVGPALAGNWRAEQSP from the coding sequence TTGAACCTGCGCGAACGCAAGAAGCGGCGCACCCGGGACGCACTGCTGCGGGCCGCGCTGGAACTCTTCGCCACGCGCGGGTACGAGGAGACGACCGTCGACGACATCGCCGCCGCCGTGGACGTCTCACAGCGCACCTTCTTCCGCTACTTCGCCGGCAAGGAGGAGACGGCGTTCTTCGTGCCGCGCCTCGCGGAGACGCTCGTCGTCGAGGCCCTGCGCACCCGCCCGCCGGACGAGGCGCCGCTGGAGGCGCTGCGCCGGGCCGTACTGGAGAGCTGGGACGCGATCAACGAGGCCGTGGTGGAGCTCGTGCCGATCGAGCTCCACATGCGCGTCTACCGGGTGATCGAGTCGACGCCCGCGCTGCTCGCCGCCCATCTGCGGCGGTCGGCGGAGCTGGAGGAGCAGCTCGCGGGCATCATCGCCGAGCGCGAGGGCCTCGACGTGGACGCGGACCCCCGGCCGCGGATCGTCGTCGCCCTCTTCGGCGGGGTGATTCGCGTCACCGAGCGGCTGTGGTCCACCGGGGGCGACCTCACCCTCGACGGCATGCGGGAACTCACCACGACGTACCTGGATCAGGTGGGTCCCGCACTGGCCGGGAACTGGCGTGCGGAGCAGTCCCCTTAG
- a CDS encoding alpha/beta hydrolase, which translates to MTSFDTSPQLNVWRALLALAVVFVMLATTGWTALRSQRGDTPLQASLSAWEHGRIGGHRLPDPQSEPTRLARFFSSLTEQDRSTLVRKYSLAVGNMNGAPVELRYRANRLALAKARKVERERMHDSRLTRAGRHEAGRRMHRFGDLLEKDRHILAFDPEGSGRVAEVFGDLREAARVSVVVPGVDTDLLTFQRTHRKYAAPVGMAKSLYAAERQVSPSTRTAVIAWADYTAPSGLGIDSATAMRAEEGAVRLNALVRALPGTSPVALFCHSYGSVVCGVAAHSLPGRVSDIAVAGSPGMRVEKAAQLHTSARVWAMRDSDDWIQDVPYLEVGGLGHGADPVSAGFGARVLSAAGAKGHAGYFEPGTASLFNFAEIGVGAYRSVHCAHEDGVCRTGLSGTAAA; encoded by the coding sequence GTGACTTCCTTCGACACCTCCCCGCAACTGAACGTCTGGCGCGCACTGCTCGCTCTGGCCGTCGTCTTTGTGATGCTGGCGACCACCGGCTGGACGGCCCTGCGCAGCCAGCGGGGCGACACACCGCTCCAAGCCTCGCTCTCCGCCTGGGAGCACGGCCGGATCGGCGGGCACCGGCTGCCGGACCCGCAGTCCGAGCCGACGAGGCTGGCCCGCTTCTTCTCGTCGCTCACCGAGCAGGACCGTTCGACCCTGGTCCGCAAGTACTCGCTCGCGGTGGGCAACATGAACGGCGCGCCGGTCGAGCTGCGCTACCGCGCCAACCGTCTCGCGCTCGCGAAGGCGCGCAAGGTCGAGCGGGAACGCATGCACGACAGCCGCCTCACCCGGGCCGGACGGCACGAGGCCGGGCGCAGGATGCACCGCTTCGGGGACCTCTTGGAGAAGGACCGGCACATCCTGGCCTTCGACCCGGAGGGCTCGGGCCGGGTGGCGGAGGTCTTCGGCGACCTGCGCGAGGCGGCGCGGGTCTCGGTCGTCGTCCCCGGTGTCGACACCGACCTGCTCACGTTCCAGCGCACGCACCGCAAGTACGCGGCGCCCGTCGGCATGGCCAAGTCCCTGTACGCGGCCGAGCGGCAGGTCAGCCCCTCGACCCGTACGGCCGTCATCGCCTGGGCCGACTACACGGCACCCAGCGGACTCGGCATCGACTCGGCCACGGCGATGCGCGCCGAGGAGGGTGCCGTACGGCTGAACGCGCTCGTGCGGGCCCTGCCGGGCACGTCGCCGGTCGCGTTGTTCTGCCACAGCTACGGCTCCGTGGTGTGCGGGGTCGCCGCGCACTCGCTGCCGGGCCGGGTGTCCGACATCGCGGTGGCGGGCAGCCCCGGTATGCGTGTCGAGAAGGCCGCCCAGCTGCACACCAGCGCCCGGGTGTGGGCGATGCGGGACTCCGACGACTGGATCCAGGACGTGCCGTACCTGGAGGTCGGCGGGCTGGGCCACGGAGCCGATCCGGTGTCCGCCGGGTTCGGCGCGCGGGTGCTGTCGGCGGCAGGCGCGAAGGGTCACGCGGGCTACTTCGAGCCCGGGACGGCAAGTCTGTTCAATTTCGCAGAGATCGGCGTTGGCGCATACCGCTCGGTGCACTGCGCGCACGAAGACGGCGTCTGCCGTACCGGTTTGTCCGGCACGGCGGCGGCCTGA
- a CDS encoding DUF4429 domain-containing protein, giving the protein MSRMGDVLAGFHAAWEFESDSVLIRYERGIRTPKLFQALGERRVPLEAIAGVTLTRGKRGTVVLRVEPRPGADPLMEAAAGQLKESGDPYRLVLPAEREVLAEYYADELRTLLTESGPADRFLVKPPEGPLSFKAYDGKATFDGRTVNFRWFWTGASSAKWKAGDQTFSVGELNGVEWRSPEVFEGHLRLLRRDAEASAAQADQDPAAVVFGLGYGPVHESLPFAAAVLAAVRTSSPVAAVPAPRRDPADIAERIRHLGELHQAGLVTDEEFSVKKAELLAEL; this is encoded by the coding sequence ATGAGCCGCATGGGTGACGTACTGGCCGGATTTCATGCCGCCTGGGAGTTCGAGTCCGACTCCGTGCTCATCCGCTACGAACGGGGGATTCGAACACCCAAGCTGTTCCAGGCCCTCGGGGAACGCCGCGTGCCCCTGGAGGCGATCGCCGGGGTGACGCTGACCCGCGGGAAACGCGGCACGGTCGTGCTGCGCGTCGAGCCGCGCCCCGGGGCGGACCCGTTGATGGAGGCGGCCGCCGGGCAGCTGAAGGAGAGCGGCGATCCCTACCGGCTGGTGCTGCCCGCCGAGCGGGAGGTGCTCGCCGAGTACTACGCCGACGAGCTGCGCACGCTGCTGACCGAGTCCGGGCCGGCGGACCGGTTCCTCGTGAAGCCGCCCGAGGGGCCGTTGTCCTTCAAGGCGTACGACGGGAAGGCCACCTTCGACGGACGGACCGTGAACTTCCGGTGGTTCTGGACGGGGGCGTCGTCGGCGAAGTGGAAGGCCGGCGACCAGACCTTCTCCGTCGGGGAGCTGAACGGGGTGGAGTGGCGGTCACCGGAGGTCTTCGAAGGGCATTTGCGGCTTTTGCGCCGGGATGCGGAGGCATCTGCGGCCCAGGCCGATCAGGATCCCGCGGCGGTGGTCTTCGGGCTGGGGTACGGCCCCGTGCACGAGTCGCTGCCGTTCGCTGCCGCGGTGTTGGCGGCGGTACGGACGTCGAGTCCGGTGGCCGCGGTGCCCGCGCCGCGGCGGGATCCCGCGGACATCGCCGAGCGCATTCGTCACCTGGGTGAGCTGCATCAGGCCGGGTTGGTGACGGATGAGGAGTTTTCGGTCAAAAAGGCGGAGTTGCTGGCGGAGCTTTAG
- a CDS encoding aldo/keto reductase, producing the protein MTDGRITTAKLGDHGPEVSVQGLGCMGMSFGYGPADADTSRATLGRALELGVTFYDTADAYGAGENERFLSPFFKAHRDEVVIATKFALSIPPDDPTRRVIRNDPPYIRQAVEASLKRLDVDVIDLYYMHRRDVNVPIEESVGTMADLVREGKVKHLGLSEVTADELRAAHAVHPIAAVQSEWSLFSRDIERHVVPAARDLGVALVAYSPLGRGFLTGSFTDAEQDLSADDFRRRQPRFTGDNATANATLLELIRSVAEAHDATLGQIALAWAQQQATIHDLPVIPIPGTRKPSRVEENTAATRIVLTDEQLDLLDGIAAQVAGNRYADMAFTSAGRE; encoded by the coding sequence ATGACGGACGGCAGGATCACGACGGCGAAGCTCGGCGACCACGGTCCCGAGGTGAGCGTCCAGGGCCTCGGCTGCATGGGCATGAGCTTCGGCTACGGCCCCGCGGACGCGGACACGTCCCGGGCCACGCTGGGACGGGCGCTCGAACTGGGCGTCACCTTCTACGACACGGCCGACGCGTACGGGGCCGGCGAGAACGAGCGGTTCCTGTCGCCGTTCTTCAAGGCCCACCGCGACGAGGTCGTCATCGCGACCAAGTTCGCCCTGTCGATCCCCCCGGACGACCCCACCCGCCGGGTCATCCGCAACGACCCGCCCTACATCCGCCAGGCCGTCGAGGCGAGCCTGAAGCGCCTGGACGTCGACGTCATCGACCTCTACTACATGCACCGGCGCGATGTGAACGTGCCGATCGAGGAGAGCGTCGGCACGATGGCCGACCTGGTCCGCGAGGGCAAGGTCAAGCACCTCGGCCTGAGCGAGGTCACGGCGGACGAACTGCGGGCCGCGCACGCCGTCCACCCCATCGCGGCCGTGCAGTCGGAGTGGTCGCTGTTCAGCCGGGACATCGAGAGGCACGTCGTCCCCGCGGCGCGTGACCTGGGTGTGGCCCTCGTCGCGTACTCACCCCTCGGCCGGGGCTTCCTCACCGGCTCGTTCACCGACGCCGAGCAGGATCTGAGCGCCGATGACTTCCGCCGCCGGCAGCCCCGCTTCACGGGCGACAACGCCACGGCGAACGCGACCCTGCTGGAGCTGATCCGCTCGGTGGCCGAGGCCCATGACGCGACCCTCGGTCAGATCGCCCTGGCCTGGGCCCAGCAGCAGGCGACGATCCACGACCTCCCGGTCATCCCGATCCCGGGCACCCGCAAGCCCTCCAGGGTGGAGGAGAACACGGCGGCGACCAGGATCGTCCTGACCGACGAGCAACTGGACCTGCTGGACGGCATAGCGGCCCAGGTGGCGGGCAACCGCTACGCGGACATGGCGTTCACTTCGGCAGGCAGGGAGTAG
- a CDS encoding MerR family transcriptional regulator, with translation MTVMETTGTRTADTCAGPPQQNRRPDGDDHYTISEVVAFTGLTAHTLRWYERIGLMPHIDRSHTGQRRYTNRDLDWLDLVGKLRLTGMPVADMVRYAELVREGDHTYGERFQLLKTTREDVLARIDELRGTLAVLDRKISFYADAGQALASERSR, from the coding sequence ATGACGGTGATGGAGACCACGGGGACCAGGACCGCCGACACCTGCGCCGGCCCGCCGCAGCAGAACCGGCGCCCGGACGGCGACGACCACTACACGATCAGCGAGGTCGTCGCCTTCACCGGCCTGACGGCACACACCCTGCGCTGGTACGAGCGCATCGGCCTGATGCCGCACATCGACCGGTCCCACACCGGCCAGCGCCGCTACACCAACCGCGACCTCGACTGGCTCGACCTCGTCGGCAAGCTCCGCCTGACGGGCATGCCGGTCGCGGACATGGTCCGGTACGCGGAACTGGTGCGCGAGGGCGACCACACCTACGGCGAGCGCTTCCAGCTGCTGAAGACGACCCGCGAGGACGTCCTGGCCAGGATCGACGAACTCCGGGGCACGCTCGCCGTGCTCGACCGGAAGATCAGTTTCTACGCGGACGCCGGGCAGGCCCTGGCGTCGGAGAGGTCCCGATGA
- a CDS encoding GNAT family N-acetyltransferase yields the protein MSVVRRALPADAEEVLRLRQVMIDAVFASDPSVAWHGESLPTLRARLGEPDGDFVAFVVDHPERPGALASLVAGTIDYRIGKQGDPHGMVGFVFSVATDPDARRRGYARACTTTLLEWFRERGARRVQLTASPEAEPLYVSLGFRPKPNPLLELTL from the coding sequence ATGAGTGTTGTACGTCGCGCCCTGCCCGCCGACGCCGAGGAAGTCCTGCGCCTGCGTCAGGTCATGATCGACGCGGTGTTCGCCTCTGATCCCTCCGTCGCCTGGCACGGGGAGTCCCTCCCCACTCTCAGGGCCAGACTCGGTGAACCGGACGGGGACTTCGTGGCGTTCGTCGTCGACCACCCCGAGCGGCCGGGGGCGCTGGCCTCCCTGGTGGCCGGGACGATCGACTACCGCATCGGCAAGCAGGGAGATCCGCACGGCATGGTGGGCTTCGTGTTCAGCGTCGCCACCGACCCGGACGCGCGGCGCCGGGGTTACGCGCGGGCCTGCACGACCACGTTGCTGGAGTGGTTCCGCGAGCGCGGTGCCCGGCGCGTGCAGCTCACCGCCTCGCCGGAGGCCGAGCCGCTGTACGTCTCCCTCGGCTTCCGGCCCAAGCCCAACCCCTTGCTGGAACTCACGCTCTGA
- a CDS encoding serine hydrolase domain-containing protein — protein MSLKSLALIENWPVPTAAAGAVRADGTVLGTHGPAGQRFPLASVTKPLAAYAVLVAYEEGAVEFDEPAGPPGSTVRHLLAHTSGLAFDEHKVTAPPGERRLYSNAGFEQLGDHVTKATDIPFGEYLRQAVLEPLGMTSTTLEGSPAKDGVSTVEDLLRFAAEVQAPRLLDPRTVAEAMTVHYPGTKGVLPGYGHQNPNDWGLGFEIRDSKSPHWTGSSSSPRTFGHFGQSGTFLWIDPDAGAACVALTDRAFGPWATEVWPAFTDAVRAEL, from the coding sequence ATGTCGCTGAAGAGCCTCGCCCTGATCGAGAACTGGCCGGTTCCCACCGCTGCGGCGGGTGCCGTACGAGCGGACGGCACCGTCCTCGGCACCCACGGGCCGGCCGGGCAGCGGTTCCCGCTCGCGTCGGTGACCAAGCCGCTGGCCGCCTACGCCGTGCTCGTCGCGTACGAGGAGGGGGCCGTCGAGTTCGACGAGCCGGCGGGTCCCCCCGGGTCGACGGTCCGGCACCTGCTCGCGCACACCTCGGGCCTCGCCTTCGACGAGCACAAGGTCACGGCCCCGCCCGGGGAGCGGCGGCTGTACTCCAACGCCGGCTTCGAGCAGTTGGGCGACCATGTCACGAAGGCCACCGACATCCCGTTCGGGGAGTACCTGCGGCAGGCCGTGCTGGAGCCGCTGGGCATGACCTCGACGACCCTGGAGGGCTCCCCCGCCAAGGACGGGGTGTCGACGGTCGAGGACCTGCTGCGGTTCGCCGCCGAGGTGCAGGCGCCGCGGCTGCTGGATCCGCGCACGGTCGCCGAGGCGATGACCGTGCACTACCCGGGCACCAAGGGCGTCCTGCCGGGGTACGGCCACCAGAACCCCAACGACTGGGGACTCGGCTTCGAGATCCGCGACTCCAAGTCGCCGCACTGGACGGGCTCGTCGTCCTCGCCGCGCACGTTCGGGCATTTCGGGCAGTCGGGTACGTTCCTGTGGATCGACCCGGACGCGGGCGCGGCCTGCGTGGCGCTGACGGACCGGGCGTTCGGACCGTGGGCGACCGAGGTGTGGCCTGCGTTCACGGACGCTGTGCGGGCCGAGCTCTAG